From the genome of Thermoanaerobacter uzonensis DSM 18761, one region includes:
- the aroB gene encoding 3-dehydroquinate synthase, translating to MDFITVDLKERSYPIYFGYDSFDKLGEIVKKHVRSSKTFIITDSNVYPLYFEKLNESLKKSRFDVSYEVIPAGETSKTMEMTQRLLEKAYDYGLLRDSSVIALGGGVVGDIAGFVAATYMRGIDFVQIPTTLLAQVDSSVGGKVAVNLKKGKNIIGAFYQPKMVYIDTAVLNTLNKREILGGLAEIIKYGIIWDFSLFEYIESNIYEILDLKEDKLRHIIKKSCEIKGKIVSLDEKEENLRSILNFGHTIGHAIEALTGYEKYIHGEAVAIGMVYACKLALNLGYIDEKYFERIFSLIQRTGLPTDYEDLHKEDIVEAIKLDKKSREAKINFVLPRGLGKVEVMTVKEEEILKVLK from the coding sequence TTGGATTTTATAACAGTTGATTTGAAAGAAAGGTCTTATCCTATATATTTTGGCTATGATTCTTTTGATAAATTAGGAGAAATAGTAAAGAAACATGTAAGAAGTAGTAAAACATTTATAATAACTGATTCTAATGTTTATCCTTTGTATTTTGAAAAACTCAATGAAAGTCTTAAAAAAAGTCGTTTTGATGTGTCATATGAAGTTATTCCTGCAGGGGAAACAAGTAAAACAATGGAAATGACACAAAGGCTTCTTGAGAAAGCTTATGACTATGGACTTTTAAGAGACAGTTCAGTTATAGCTCTTGGAGGAGGCGTTGTAGGAGACATAGCGGGTTTTGTGGCAGCAACTTACATGAGGGGAATAGACTTTGTGCAAATTCCTACGACTTTGTTGGCGCAGGTTGATAGCAGTGTAGGGGGCAAAGTAGCAGTTAATCTAAAAAAAGGCAAAAACATAATAGGAGCTTTTTATCAACCTAAAATGGTATACATAGACACTGCCGTTTTAAATACGTTAAATAAAAGAGAAATACTTGGTGGGTTAGCTGAAATAATCAAGTATGGTATTATATGGGATTTTAGTTTATTTGAGTATATTGAAAGCAACATTTATGAAATTTTAGATTTAAAAGAAGATAAATTAAGGCATATAATCAAAAAATCTTGCGAAATAAAAGGGAAAATCGTATCTCTTGATGAAAAAGAAGAAAACCTGCGTTCAATATTGAATTTTGGCCACACAATAGGACATGCCATTGAAGCTTTAACCGGCTATGAGAAGTATATTCACGGTGAAGCTGTTGCGATAGGTATGGTATACGCTTGTAAACTTGCATTAAATTTAGGGTATATTGATGAAAAATATTTTGAAAGAATTTTTTCTTTAATACAAAGAACAGGATTACCTACAGATTATGAGGATTTGCACAAAGAAGACATCGTAGAGGCTATAAAACTTGATAAAAAGAGTAGAGAAGCGAAAATAAATTTTGTTCTTCCTCGTGGTTTAGGAAAAGTTGAAGTTATGACTGTTAAAGAGGAAGAAATTTTAAAAGTTTTAAAATAA
- the pepF gene encoding oligoendopeptidase F gives MEALKDRSEIEDKYKWRLEDIYGNENLWEEDYNKTKELLKEIVKFKGKINTSKNLLEVLKLNDQIGMTASKIFAYARMRRDEDNTNPKYQALTDKAMRLNIEVMSATAFIAPEILSIDTQKLMKMIEELEELKIYKQYLEDLIRFKPHVLSSEEEKILAEAETLAESVSNIYTMLNNADMRFPTIKDEEGKEVELTHGNFVRFMQSKDRNVRKTAFDALYDTYKKFINTFASTMAGNVKKDIFYAKTRKYNSSLEASLFEDNVSVEVYNNLIETVHSRLDVLHRYVRLKKKLLGLDELHMYDLYVPLIQEYDKKFTYEEAINLVLEGLQPLGDEYINLLRKGFNSRWVDVYENRGKTSGAYSWGTYGTHPYVLLNYQGKLNDVFTIAHEMGHSLHTYYSNATQPYVYAGYKIFVAEVASTCNEAILMNYLLKNSKDEKEKLYLLNHFFEEFRGTVYRQVMFAEFEKLIHEMAERGEPLTAEVLNKKYYELNKLYYGDDIVVDEGISYEWARIPHFYRNFYVYKYATGFSAAIAISQMILNDGEKAVERYKEFLKSGSSDYPLNLLKKAGVDLTTPKPVNEALDVFEKLLDEFGKML, from the coding sequence GTGGAGGCTTTAAAAGATAGAAGCGAAATTGAAGATAAGTATAAATGGCGACTTGAGGATATATATGGAAATGAGAATTTGTGGGAAGAAGACTATAACAAGACAAAAGAGCTTTTAAAAGAGATTGTAAAGTTTAAAGGCAAAATTAATACTTCAAAAAATTTATTAGAGGTACTAAAACTTAATGACCAAATTGGGATGACAGCCAGCAAAATTTTTGCCTATGCCCGTATGAGAAGAGACGAAGATAATACTAATCCCAAATATCAAGCTTTGACTGACAAGGCCATGAGACTCAATATTGAAGTTATGAGTGCTACTGCTTTTATAGCTCCAGAGATTTTATCCATTGATACACAAAAATTAATGAAAATGATAGAAGAATTAGAAGAATTAAAGATTTATAAGCAATATCTTGAAGATTTAATTAGATTTAAACCTCATGTACTTTCATCGGAAGAAGAAAAAATATTAGCAGAAGCAGAAACACTGGCAGAATCTGTTTCAAATATATATACTATGTTGAATAATGCTGACATGAGATTCCCCACTATTAAAGATGAAGAAGGCAAAGAAGTAGAATTAACTCATGGCAATTTTGTACGCTTCATGCAGAGTAAAGATAGAAACGTTAGAAAAACTGCTTTTGATGCTTTATACGACACATACAAGAAATTTATAAATACTTTTGCTTCTACAATGGCGGGGAATGTAAAGAAAGACATTTTCTACGCTAAAACACGGAAATATAATTCTTCATTGGAAGCCTCACTATTTGAAGATAATGTAAGTGTAGAAGTTTACAACAATCTTATAGAGACAGTACATAGTAGACTTGATGTATTACATAGATATGTGAGGCTTAAAAAGAAGCTTTTAGGTTTAGATGAGCTTCACATGTATGACTTATATGTGCCCTTGATACAGGAATATGATAAGAAATTTACATATGAAGAAGCAATTAACCTCGTGCTAGAAGGACTACAACCGTTAGGAGATGAATACATAAATTTACTAAGGAAAGGATTTAATTCTCGTTGGGTGGACGTATATGAAAATCGAGGAAAAACTTCTGGAGCTTATTCATGGGGAACTTATGGCACTCACCCTTATGTACTTCTAAACTATCAGGGCAAATTAAATGATGTATTTACAATTGCCCATGAAATGGGACATTCTTTGCATACCTATTACTCAAATGCGACACAACCATATGTATATGCAGGTTATAAGATTTTTGTGGCAGAAGTAGCTTCTACTTGCAATGAAGCTATACTTATGAATTATCTTTTGAAAAATTCTAAAGATGAAAAAGAAAAACTTTATCTTTTGAACCACTTCTTTGAGGAATTTAGAGGAACAGTCTATAGGCAAGTTATGTTTGCTGAGTTTGAAAAACTCATACACGAAATGGCAGAAAGAGGAGAACCTCTTACAGCGGAAGTGTTAAACAAAAAATATTATGAATTAAATAAGCTCTATTATGGAGATGACATAGTGGTAGATGAAGGAATAAGCTATGAGTGGGCGAGAATCCCACATTTTTATAGAAATTTCTATGTCTATAAATATGCTACTGGATTTTCTGCGGCAATAGCTATTTCTCAGATGATACTAAATGATGGGGAAAAAGCTGTAGAAAGATATAAGGAGTTTTTAAAGAGCGGGAGCTCTGATTATCCTTTAAACCTTTTAAAGAAGGCAGGAGTGGATTTAACTACTCCAAAACCAGTAAACGAAGCTTTGGACGTTTTTGAAAAATTGCTTGATGAGTTTGGAAAAATGCTATAA
- the sdaAA gene encoding L-serine ammonia-lyase, iron-sulfur-dependent, subunit alpha — protein MYQYNYGYELLELTKKFNLSISQVVMLGEQEKTGEELDVIFQKMKNNLMVMKESINKGLNEDLKSVSGLSGGDAKKLYERIIIGNTLSCETMAKAAASALAVTEVNASMGKIVAAPTAGSSGVIPGALITVARKFGKSDDDMTRALFTASGIGIIIAKNATLSGAEGGCQAEVGSASAMAAAALVELIGGTPEQCLTAASFAIMNLLGLVCDPVAGLVEIPCEKRNALGALNAMICADFAIAGMDSVIPFDEVVETMYKIGRSIPCALRETAEGGLAKTPTGIRLKKEIFEKVERGD, from the coding sequence ATGTATCAATATAATTATGGTTATGAATTATTGGAACTTACAAAAAAATTTAATTTATCTATATCTCAAGTTGTAATGTTGGGAGAACAAGAGAAAACTGGAGAAGAGTTAGATGTAATTTTTCAAAAGATGAAGAATAATCTGATGGTAATGAAGGAATCTATTAATAAAGGGTTAAATGAAGATTTAAAATCAGTAAGTGGTTTATCAGGTGGAGATGCAAAAAAACTATATGAAAGAATAATCATTGGCAATACTCTTTCTTGTGAGACAATGGCAAAAGCTGCTGCTTCTGCTCTTGCAGTGACAGAAGTAAATGCTTCTATGGGTAAAATTGTTGCTGCTCCTACTGCAGGTTCCAGTGGAGTTATTCCGGGAGCTCTTATTACGGTAGCGAGAAAATTTGGCAAAAGTGATGATGATATGACAAGAGCTCTTTTCACTGCTTCCGGCATAGGTATTATAATAGCTAAAAATGCTACTTTATCTGGAGCAGAAGGGGGATGTCAAGCAGAAGTAGGTTCTGCTTCAGCGATGGCTGCAGCAGCTTTAGTAGAACTTATAGGGGGAACACCAGAACAGTGTTTGACGGCAGCTTCTTTTGCTATAATGAATTTGCTAGGGCTTGTATGCGACCCAGTTGCGGGGTTGGTAGAAATCCCTTGTGAAAAGAGAAATGCTCTTGGGGCGCTTAATGCTATGATATGCGCTGATTTTGCAATAGCAGGAATGGACAGCGTTATACCTTTTGACGAAGTGGTAGAAACTATGTACAAGATAGGTAGATCCATTCCCTGTGCTCTTAGAGAAACTGCAGAAGGAGGGCTTGCAAAGACTCCTACAGGGATAAGGCTTAAGAAAGAGATATTTGAAAAAGTTGAACGGGGGGATTAA
- the sdaAB gene encoding L-serine ammonia-lyase, iron-sulfur-dependent subunit beta, whose protein sequence is MREYSVFDIMGPVMIGPSSSHTAGAARLAKIAREIVEEDISEVEFVLYESFARTYRGHGTDKALVAGILGFDPDDEKLPHSFEIARQQGIKFKFTESDEELPHPNTVRMIITGKSGQKNSILGCSIGGGNVLLKEINGIEVEFTGEYETLITNHIDRPGIVANVTKIFADYKINIAFMRVYRHSKGDKAIMVIESDQKIPDAAKETIKNIDGILTAIIINPM, encoded by the coding sequence ATGAGAGAATACAGTGTATTTGATATTATGGGGCCTGTGATGATTGGACCCAGCAGTTCTCATACAGCAGGGGCCGCAAGGCTTGCGAAAATTGCTCGAGAAATTGTGGAAGAGGATATATCAGAAGTGGAATTTGTATTGTATGAATCTTTTGCCCGTACATATAGGGGACATGGTACGGATAAGGCTCTTGTGGCAGGGATATTAGGTTTTGACCCAGATGATGAGAAACTGCCTCATTCTTTTGAAATAGCAAGACAGCAAGGGATAAAGTTTAAATTTACTGAAAGTGATGAAGAATTACCGCATCCCAATACTGTAAGAATGATAATAACAGGTAAAAGTGGACAGAAAAACAGCATTTTAGGATGTTCTATTGGTGGAGGAAATGTACTTTTAAAAGAAATAAATGGCATAGAGGTAGAGTTTACTGGTGAATATGAAACGTTGATTACAAATCACATAGATAGACCAGGGATAGTGGCAAATGTCACTAAAATTTTTGCAGATTACAAAATAAATATTGCTTTTATGAGAGTGTACAGGCATTCAAAAGGGGACAAAGCTATTATGGTCATAGAATCAGACCAAAAAATACCTGATGCTGCAAAAGAAACCATAAAAAACATTGATGGAATTTTAACTGCCATAATAATAAATCCTATGTAA
- a CDS encoding cyclase family protein — translation MKIYDISMEIHENMTVYKNKEGKRPKRTITVDSGDVRESRISMDMHTGAHIDAPLHMIRGGDTVENIDLNKVITKCKVFDFTNISDKITSEDLSSKDIQKGDFIIFKTRNSFREDFDFEFVYLDKSGAQFLKEKGVIGVGIDALGIERNQPEHETHKILLGAGIVILEGVRLKDVEEGEYFLYAAPLKIRGAEASPTRAVLIKEE, via the coding sequence ATGAAAATATACGATATTTCAATGGAAATTCACGAAAATATGACTGTTTACAAAAATAAAGAAGGAAAAAGGCCTAAACGTACTATTACTGTTGATAGTGGCGATGTGAGGGAGTCCCGTATTAGCATGGACATGCATACAGGAGCGCATATTGATGCTCCTCTACACATGATTAGGGGAGGAGATACAGTAGAAAATATAGACCTCAATAAGGTTATAACTAAATGTAAAGTATTTGACTTTACAAATATATCTGATAAAATAACATCGGAAGACCTTTCAAGTAAAGACATTCAAAAAGGAGATTTTATAATATTTAAAACAAGAAATTCTTTTAGAGAGGATTTCGATTTTGAATTTGTCTATTTAGATAAAAGCGGTGCCCAGTTTTTAAAAGAAAAAGGTGTAATTGGTGTAGGTATTGATGCATTAGGAATTGAGAGAAATCAGCCAGAGCATGAAACTCACAAGATTCTTTTAGGAGCAGGTATAGTTATTCTTGAGGGAGTACGGTTAAAAGATGTAGAAGAAGGAGAATATTTCTTATATGCTGCGCCTTTAAAAATTAGAGGTGCCGAAGCCTCCCCTACAAGAGCTGTTTTGATAAAGGAAGAGTAA
- the zwf gene encoding glucose-6-phosphate dehydrogenase, which translates to MIKNNISNVMVIFGGTGDLTHRKLMPALYNLKYQKILPENFAVVSIGRRDKTEEQYRKEVLESVKNYSRFDIDEKVWQDLSERIYYKRFDFVYDNGYMELSSFLKELDEKYNTKGNRVYYLAVAPEYFGIIVEKLYRHGMVNNETSWQRVVIEKPFGEDLESARKLNKMITDVFTERNTYRIDHYLGKEMLQNIMVIRFANVFFEPVWNRRYIDNVQISSNEMVGIENRGGYYEKAGALRDMVQNHMLQLLTLTAMEPPVNLDTESIRDEKVKVLKSLEILNPEAVEKNVVRGQYAGYRQEDKVSPTSNTETFVALKVHVENFRWAGVPFYIRTGKRMPEKSTQIVIQFKPLPGILYFKEYKNLLPNLLVIKIQPEEGVKLQFNAKVPGAGDITIQPVDMDFCQNCQISNNSPEAYERLLYDVMRGDSTLFTRWDEVEYSWKFVDAIAEAWKNKTPDFPNYQPGTWGPKEANELLLRDNRMWWNV; encoded by the coding sequence ATGATTAAAAATAATATATCTAATGTAATGGTTATATTTGGCGGGACAGGGGATTTGACTCACAGAAAACTTATGCCTGCTTTGTACAATTTGAAATACCAAAAAATTCTTCCTGAAAATTTTGCTGTTGTATCCATAGGAAGAAGAGACAAAACAGAGGAACAATATAGGAAGGAAGTATTAGAGTCTGTTAAAAATTATTCGAGATTTGACATTGATGAAAAAGTTTGGCAAGATTTAAGTGAAAGGATATATTATAAGAGATTTGACTTTGTATATGATAATGGCTATATGGAATTAAGTTCTTTTTTAAAAGAACTTGATGAAAAATACAATACAAAGGGCAATAGGGTATACTATCTTGCAGTAGCTCCAGAATATTTCGGTATAATTGTTGAAAAACTCTATAGGCATGGTATGGTAAATAATGAGACTTCCTGGCAAAGGGTGGTCATAGAAAAACCTTTTGGAGAAGATTTGGAATCGGCACGGAAATTAAATAAAATGATAACTGATGTTTTCACAGAAAGGAATACCTACAGGATAGACCATTATCTGGGAAAAGAGATGCTTCAGAACATAATGGTAATTAGATTTGCTAATGTATTTTTTGAACCTGTGTGGAACAGAAGGTATATTGATAATGTTCAGATTTCTTCAAATGAAATGGTTGGAATAGAAAATCGCGGTGGGTATTATGAAAAAGCCGGGGCGTTACGGGATATGGTACAAAATCACATGCTTCAACTTTTAACTTTAACGGCAATGGAACCGCCTGTAAATCTCGATACAGAATCTATAAGAGATGAAAAGGTAAAAGTTCTAAAGTCTTTGGAGATACTTAATCCAGAGGCTGTGGAGAAAAATGTTGTAAGAGGTCAGTATGCAGGATATAGACAAGAAGATAAAGTTTCCCCAACTTCTAATACAGAAACATTTGTAGCTTTGAAAGTGCATGTAGAAAATTTTCGCTGGGCAGGAGTACCTTTCTACATCCGCACAGGCAAAAGAATGCCGGAAAAGTCTACACAAATTGTAATACAGTTCAAACCGTTGCCAGGAATCTTGTATTTTAAAGAATATAAAAATTTATTGCCAAATTTATTAGTTATAAAAATTCAACCTGAGGAAGGTGTAAAGCTCCAATTTAATGCAAAAGTCCCTGGGGCAGGAGATATCACCATACAACCTGTAGATATGGATTTTTGTCAAAATTGCCAGATTTCAAATAATTCTCCAGAAGCGTATGAAAGACTTCTTTACGATGTCATGAGAGGAGATTCTACTTTATTTACGCGGTGGGATGAGGTAGAATATTCTTGGAAGTTTGTAGATGCTATTGCTGAAGCATGGAAAAATAAAACGCCTGACTTTCCTAATTATCAGCCAGGGACCTGGGGACCTAAAGAAGCAAATGAGCTGTTACTAAGGGACAATAGAATGTGGTGGAATGTATAA
- the gnd gene encoding phosphogluconate dehydrogenase (NAD(+)-dependent, decarboxylating): MKVGLIGLGRMGFNLALNMRDHGHEVVAYNRSPEKIKEAEKEGIKGAYTIEDLVKKLEKRRIIWLMVPAGDPVDEMIEKLVPLLEEHDIIIDGGNSYYKDSLRRYEMLKEKGVDFVDVGTSGGIEGARHGACTMIGAEDDVFKYIEPLIRDISAENGYLHTGKNGSGHFAKMVHNGIEYGMMQAIGEGFEVLEKSQFDFDLKEVSRVWSHGSVIRGWLMELMEKAFEKDPKLSGIKGVMHSSGEGLWTVEEALNLKVPVPVIAQSLFMRYRSEQEDTFAGKVVAALRNEFGGHAVEKN; the protein is encoded by the coding sequence ATGAAGGTAGGTTTAATTGGATTAGGACGAATGGGATTTAATCTTGCTTTAAATATGAGAGACCATGGGCATGAGGTAGTAGCATATAACAGGTCACCTGAGAAAATAAAGGAGGCTGAAAAGGAAGGAATAAAAGGGGCTTATACAATTGAAGATTTAGTAAAAAAACTTGAAAAGAGAAGAATAATATGGCTTATGGTACCTGCAGGAGACCCTGTTGACGAAATGATAGAAAAATTAGTTCCCTTGCTTGAAGAACATGACATCATAATAGACGGCGGCAATTCCTACTATAAAGATAGTTTAAGAAGGTATGAGATGCTTAAAGAAAAAGGAGTTGATTTTGTAGATGTAGGAACAAGTGGAGGAATTGAAGGAGCAAGACATGGGGCTTGCACCATGATAGGAGCAGAAGATGATGTCTTTAAATATATTGAACCTCTAATTAGAGATATAAGTGCGGAAAACGGTTATTTACATACAGGCAAAAACGGCTCAGGACATTTTGCAAAAATGGTTCACAACGGTATAGAATACGGAATGATGCAGGCTATAGGAGAAGGGTTTGAGGTTTTAGAGAAAAGTCAGTTTGATTTTGATTTAAAAGAAGTGTCCAGAGTTTGGAGTCATGGGTCAGTGATTCGCGGATGGCTTATGGAGCTTATGGAAAAAGCTTTTGAAAAAGACCCTAAGTTGTCTGGGATAAAAGGAGTAATGCACTCTTCTGGAGAAGGACTCTGGACGGTAGAAGAAGCTTTAAATCTCAAAGTGCCAGTGCCTGTAATTGCACAGTCTTTATTTATGAGATATCGTTCAGAGCAAGAAGATACATTTGCAGGAAAGGTTGTAGCTGCTTTGAGAAACGAGTTTGGAGGACATGCGGTGGAAAAGAATTAA
- a CDS encoding phosphodiester glycosidase family protein, whose translation MGSIKRILAFLIFEVFFVSITMPALVFYGPFTNIRNTFVTTAMTTFTHQYLATLFLPKNMINKIMSMNKIQTGRTDKNLINFTNKHDKSIEAYNIYGKHFEGKVILIHDPTRVQVGISSKFPKEGETTSVIAKNYDAIAAINAGGFGDSSMKGIGGAPQGFVIHNGKVLYTEIKNPNEKVDLIGFTQDGKLLVGNYRYKDILEMSIKEAVSFGPALVINGQPMIKRGDGGWGIAPRTAIGQRRDGTVIFLVIDGRSLKSIGATLKDVQDIMLKYGAYNAANLDGGSSTTMYFKGKVINNPSDALGERCVPTIFFAK comes from the coding sequence ATGGGAAGTATAAAGCGTATTTTGGCTTTTTTGATATTTGAAGTGTTTTTTGTGTCCATTACGATGCCTGCTTTAGTTTTTTACGGGCCTTTTACTAATATACGAAATACTTTTGTCACAACAGCGATGACAACTTTTACTCATCAGTATCTTGCAACATTATTTTTGCCCAAAAATATGATAAATAAGATAATGAGTATGAACAAGATACAAACTGGTAGAACTGATAAAAATTTGATAAACTTTACGAATAAACATGATAAATCTATAGAAGCGTACAACATCTATGGGAAACACTTTGAAGGTAAAGTAATATTAATACATGATCCTACGAGGGTACAAGTAGGGATATCCAGTAAATTTCCTAAAGAAGGAGAGACTACAAGCGTAATAGCTAAAAATTACGATGCCATAGCAGCTATAAATGCTGGCGGTTTTGGAGATAGCAGTATGAAAGGTATTGGTGGTGCTCCTCAGGGATTTGTGATTCATAATGGAAAAGTTTTATACACAGAGATTAAGAATCCAAACGAAAAAGTTGATTTGATAGGATTTACACAAGACGGTAAATTGCTGGTTGGAAATTATAGGTATAAAGATATATTAGAAATGTCGATAAAAGAAGCGGTGAGTTTTGGACCAGCACTAGTCATAAATGGACAGCCTATGATAAAAAGAGGAGATGGAGGTTGGGGGATAGCTCCTCGTACGGCTATTGGGCAGAGAAGAGATGGTACGGTGATTTTTTTAGTAATAGATGGAAGGTCATTAAAAAGTATTGGAGCTACTCTCAAAGATGTTCAAGATATAATGTTAAAATATGGTGCTTATAATGCAGCTAATCTCGATGGAGGTTCTTCTACTACTATGTATTTTAAGGGTAAAGTGATAAACAATCCCTCAGATGCTTTGGGAGAAAGATGCGTTCCTACCATATTTTTTGCAAAATAA
- the arsC gene encoding arsenate reductase (thioredoxin): MSKNKKILYFICTGNSCRSQMAEGFGKYYGKDEFEVYSGGVEAHGLNPKAIQVMKEIGIDISNQTSDLLDENILFKADYVITLCGDAKDKCPALPPSIKSLHWDLEDPARATGTEEEVLNKFREIRDIIKENVKNLIEDIKKHSH; encoded by the coding sequence GTGTCAAAAAATAAAAAAATTTTGTATTTTATATGTACTGGCAATTCCTGTAGAAGTCAAATGGCAGAAGGTTTTGGCAAATATTATGGAAAAGATGAATTTGAAGTATATAGTGGTGGTGTAGAAGCTCACGGTTTAAACCCAAAAGCTATACAAGTTATGAAGGAAATAGGAATTGACATAAGCAATCAAACTTCCGATTTATTGGATGAAAATATCCTTTTTAAAGCAGATTATGTGATAACTTTATGTGGTGATGCAAAAGATAAATGTCCTGCTTTGCCTCCTTCAATAAAAAGCCTCCATTGGGACTTAGAAGACCCTGCAAGAGCAACAGGCACAGAAGAAGAAGTTTTAAATAAATTTCGTGAAATAAGAGATATAATCAAAGAAAATGTAAAAAATTTGATAGAAGATATAAAAAAGCACTCGCACTAA
- a CDS encoding FprA family A-type flavoprotein — MKTMTIKPGVSKIGAVHWERRLFDSLIPLPDGTSYNAYLVEGKDKISLLDTVDPMTSEILMEQLKDVEKIDYIIAHHAEQDHSGCIPLVLEKYKEAKVICTPKAKTYLMDLLLIPEDKFITVEDGETLDLGGKTLKFIHAPWVHWPETMFTYLVQDKILFTCDFLGSHLATSELYATDECKVYDAAKRYYAEIMMPFRNFIEKDLEKIKDLDIDIIAPSHGPVYNNPKFILDAYNQWVYAKPKNIVVIPYATMHGSVKKMVEYLQTALVAKGVIVKPFDLSVTDIGEFAMALVDAATIVIGTPTVLTGAHPMVVYATYLANALKPKTKFVSIIGSYNWGSRAQDQLSQMITNLKVEVISPVFIKGFPKEEDFKALDELAEEIVKKHEEAGIL, encoded by the coding sequence ATGAAAACAATGACTATAAAACCAGGAGTAAGTAAAATTGGCGCGGTACATTGGGAAAGAAGATTATTCGACTCTTTAATACCCCTGCCAGATGGTACGAGTTATAATGCCTATTTGGTAGAAGGAAAGGATAAAATATCCCTTTTAGATACTGTAGATCCGATGACTTCAGAGATTTTGATGGAACAGTTAAAGGATGTAGAAAAAATTGATTATATAATAGCACATCATGCCGAGCAAGACCATTCGGGATGTATTCCTTTAGTCCTTGAGAAATATAAAGAGGCTAAAGTGATATGTACTCCTAAAGCAAAAACTTATTTGATGGATTTGCTTTTAATACCTGAAGACAAATTTATTACTGTAGAAGACGGTGAAACTTTAGATTTAGGAGGAAAAACGTTAAAATTCATACATGCCCCGTGGGTACATTGGCCAGAAACAATGTTTACTTACCTTGTACAAGATAAAATTCTTTTTACCTGTGACTTTTTAGGTTCACATCTTGCAACTTCTGAACTTTATGCAACAGATGAGTGCAAAGTGTATGATGCAGCAAAAAGATACTATGCAGAAATAATGATGCCTTTTAGAAACTTTATAGAAAAGGATTTAGAAAAAATAAAAGATTTGGATATAGATATAATTGCTCCCAGTCATGGTCCTGTGTACAATAACCCTAAATTTATTTTAGATGCTTATAATCAATGGGTTTATGCAAAACCTAAAAATATAGTCGTAATACCTTATGCTACCATGCACGGCAGTGTGAAAAAAATGGTGGAATACCTACAGACTGCTCTTGTGGCAAAGGGCGTCATCGTAAAGCCCTTTGATTTGTCTGTTACAGATATAGGTGAATTTGCCATGGCATTAGTGGATGCTGCTACAATAGTTATAGGTACTCCAACAGTACTTACAGGAGCTCATCCAATGGTGGTTTATGCTACTTATTTGGCCAATGCTTTAAAGCCGAAGACAAAGTTTGTTTCAATTATAGGCTCTTATAATTGGGGTAGTAGGGCACAAGACCAGCTTTCTCAAATGATTACCAATTTAAAAGTAGAGGTTATTTCGCCAGTTTTCATAAAAGGATTCCCAAAAGAAGAAGACTTTAAGGCTCTTGATGAGTTAGCTGAAGAAATAGTGAAAAAACATGAAGAGGCTGGGATTTTATAA
- a CDS encoding DUF1294 domain-containing protein — MNKIAMIALLTLNVFSFVLMGIDKYKALHKLWRISEKTFFFLALFGGSIGVWLGMYFFRHKTRHKLFMIGIPLIIFCQILLFFLCKSLVEQ, encoded by the coding sequence ATGAACAAGATCGCAATGATTGCTTTATTAACTTTAAATGTATTTTCTTTTGTTTTAATGGGTATTGATAAATATAAAGCGTTACATAAACTTTGGAGAATAAGTGAAAAAACCTTTTTCTTTTTAGCACTATTTGGCGGTTCAATAGGTGTATGGCTCGGCATGTATTTTTTTAGACATAAGACAAGACATAAATTATTTATGATAGGAATACCTTTGATTATTTTTTGTCAAATTTTATTGTTTTTTTTGTGTAAAAGTTTGGTAGAACAATGA